Proteins encoded within one genomic window of Synechococcus sp. PCC 7335:
- a CDS encoding polyribonucleotide nucleotidyltransferase: MQEIDKSISIDGRDIQLKAGLFAPQAGGSVLISSGDTAVLVTATRSSGREGIDFLPLLVDYEERLYAAGRIPGGFLRREGRPPERATLTSRLIDRPMRPLFPQWIRDDIQIVATTLSMDEDVPPDVLAATGASIAVLLAEIPFNGPMATVRVGLVGDDFIINPTYQEIENGELDLIVAGSPDGVIMVEAGANQLPEQDVIEAIDFGYEVVRDLIQAQLDLVEELGLERPTEPAPVADPSLEAFLSDRATADIKEVLKQFDQSKSERDSKLDAIKATIAEEIAAKDEDDAVRIAIDSNSKALGKSFKSLTKKLMRSQILEEGVRVDGRKLDEIRKITCRTGVLPTRVHGTGLFRRGLTQVLSVTTLGTPGDAQMMDDLHPGEEKRYLHHYNFPPYSVGETRPMRSPGRREVGHGALAERALIPVLPSQEDFPYVIRVVSECLSSNGSTSMGSVCGSTLSLMDAGVPIMQPVSGAAMGLIREGDEVRILSDIQGIEDFLGDMDFKVAGTESGITALQLDMKITGLPMEVIGEAINQARPARLHILEKMLGELDKPRTEVSPYAPRLLTMQVKPDQIGMVIGPGGKQIKAITEATGAKVDIEDDGTVTISAVDSDKAKQAQKMIEGITHVPEAGNVYMGKVTRVIPIGAFVEIMPGKEGMIHISQLADYRVNKVEDEVDVDDEVLVKVREIDNRGRVNLTRLGIHPDEAEKAKAAAGVA; encoded by the coding sequence ATGCAGGAAATTGATAAGTCGATTTCAATCGACGGCCGAGACATTCAGCTAAAAGCGGGACTGTTTGCTCCGCAAGCGGGAGGCTCGGTGCTGATAAGTTCTGGCGATACGGCTGTATTGGTTACAGCTACACGCTCTAGCGGTAGAGAAGGGATTGACTTCCTGCCTTTGCTAGTAGATTACGAGGAACGACTATACGCCGCAGGTCGCATTCCCGGTGGATTTTTGCGTAGAGAGGGCCGCCCTCCTGAGCGAGCAACATTAACCAGTCGCCTGATTGACAGGCCCATGCGACCCTTATTCCCCCAGTGGATTCGTGATGACATTCAAATTGTCGCAACCACCCTTTCGATGGATGAGGATGTCCCCCCTGATGTCTTAGCAGCGACTGGCGCGTCAATTGCTGTTTTGCTAGCTGAGATCCCCTTTAATGGTCCGATGGCGACCGTGCGCGTAGGGTTAGTTGGAGACGACTTCATTATCAACCCTACCTATCAAGAGATTGAAAATGGAGAACTCGATCTAATCGTTGCCGGCTCACCTGATGGCGTGATTATGGTTGAGGCCGGCGCCAACCAGCTACCTGAACAGGATGTAATTGAGGCGATCGACTTTGGCTACGAAGTGGTTCGCGATCTAATTCAAGCGCAGCTGGATTTGGTAGAAGAGCTGGGACTGGAAAGGCCTACTGAACCCGCGCCTGTAGCCGATCCTAGTTTAGAAGCGTTTCTCAGTGATCGCGCGACAGCCGATATTAAAGAAGTCCTCAAGCAGTTCGATCAGTCCAAATCTGAACGAGATAGCAAACTAGATGCTATCAAAGCGACCATCGCCGAAGAAATTGCAGCTAAAGATGAGGACGATGCTGTTCGTATAGCAATTGATAGCAACAGCAAGGCGCTAGGTAAGTCATTCAAAAGTTTGACTAAAAAGCTAATGCGATCGCAGATCTTAGAAGAAGGCGTTCGAGTAGATGGTCGCAAGCTGGATGAAATTCGTAAAATCACCTGTCGAACAGGCGTACTGCCTACTCGTGTACACGGCACGGGTCTTTTCCGTAGAGGACTCACTCAGGTGCTGTCGGTTACGACCTTAGGGACACCAGGCGATGCTCAGATGATGGACGATCTTCATCCCGGCGAAGAAAAGAGATACTTACACCACTACAACTTTCCCCCTTATTCGGTTGGGGAAACTCGGCCAATGCGATCGCCAGGTCGTCGTGAAGTGGGGCATGGCGCTTTAGCCGAGCGCGCTCTCATACCGGTACTTCCCTCACAAGAAGACTTCCCCTACGTTATCCGGGTCGTTTCTGAATGTCTCTCTTCTAACGGGTCTACCTCGATGGGCTCGGTGTGTGGTTCGACCCTATCGTTGATGGATGCAGGTGTACCTATCATGCAGCCTGTTAGCGGCGCGGCTATGGGTCTGATTCGAGAAGGCGATGAAGTCCGTATCCTTTCTGATATTCAAGGGATTGAAGACTTCCTAGGCGATATGGACTTCAAGGTAGCGGGGACTGAAAGCGGTATCACTGCTTTACAGCTAGATATGAAAATTACTGGCCTGCCGATGGAAGTGATCGGTGAAGCGATCAACCAAGCGCGTCCTGCCCGGCTGCATATTCTCGAAAAAATGTTAGGGGAACTAGATAAGCCTCGCACTGAAGTTTCTCCCTATGCACCTCGTCTGTTAACCATGCAAGTCAAACCTGATCAGATTGGCATGGTGATTGGCCCTGGCGGTAAGCAAATTAAGGCAATCACGGAAGCAACGGGCGCTAAAGTAGACATCGAAGACGATGGTACAGTGACTATCTCTGCGGTCGACTCAGATAAAGCCAAGCAGGCTCAGAAGATGATCGAAGGTATCACCCATGTACCAGAAGCGGGTAACGTCTACATGGGCAAAGTGACTCGCGTGATTCCGATTGGTGCCTTTGTTGAGATCATGCCAGGTAAAGAAGGCATGATTCATATCTCTCAGCTTGCCGACTATCGGGTGAACAAGGTAGAAGATGAGGTCGACGTGGATGACGAAGTTTTAGTCAAAGTTCGTGAGATTGACAACCGTGGCCGCGTGAATCTAACTCGACTAGGCATTCATCCTGATGAGGCAGAAAAGGCTAAGGCAGCAGCAGGCGTTGCCTGA
- the tpiA gene encoding triose-phosphate isomerase — translation MRKVVIAGNWKMHKTQADASAFVQQLMPQLESVPEEREIVLCAPFTTLGLLVDKLQSSRVQVGAQNVHWEREGAYTGEVSGVMLKELGVRYVVVGHSERRQYFGETDETVNARLKAAQLHGLTPILCVGETKQQRDADQTESVITGQIKKALVDINQFNLVIAYEPIWAIGTGDTCAADEADAVIGKIRALLDNKEVSIQYGGSVKPENVDEIMAQSEIDGALVGGASLTPDSFARLANYQDQ, via the coding sequence GTGCGAAAAGTTGTAATTGCTGGTAATTGGAAGATGCACAAAACTCAGGCAGACGCGTCTGCGTTTGTGCAGCAGTTGATGCCTCAGCTAGAAAGTGTTCCTGAGGAAAGAGAAATTGTGCTCTGCGCTCCATTTACTACGCTAGGTCTATTAGTCGATAAGCTACAGAGCAGTCGGGTGCAGGTCGGCGCTCAAAACGTGCATTGGGAAAGAGAAGGTGCCTACACGGGTGAAGTCTCGGGTGTCATGCTAAAAGAACTAGGCGTGCGCTACGTAGTGGTGGGCCATAGTGAGCGTAGGCAATACTTCGGAGAGACGGATGAAACGGTGAACGCCAGACTAAAGGCGGCTCAGCTCCATGGTCTAACGCCAATTTTGTGTGTAGGTGAAACTAAGCAGCAGCGCGATGCCGATCAGACTGAATCTGTGATTACTGGCCAAATTAAAAAAGCGTTAGTCGATATTAACCAGTTTAATTTGGTAATTGCCTATGAACCAATCTGGGCAATTGGTACAGGAGACACCTGTGCGGCCGATGAAGCGGATGCTGTCATTGGTAAAATTCGTGCACTCTTAGACAATAAGGAAGTATCTATTCAGTATGGTGGTTCGGTCAAGCCTGAGAATGTAGACGAGATTATGGCACAAAGCGAGATCGATGGTGCGCTAGTAGGTGGGGCAAGTCTGACGCCAGACAGTTTCGCGCGGCTAGCAAACTATCAAGATCAGTAA